From the genome of Candidatus Omnitrophota bacterium:
CGGGAAATCAGGATGCCGGCTTTGGATCGGTCGAAAAAGCCCATGGACAAGTTCATCATCCGTTCGTAAAGCTCGCTGCGGATATCGCGCACCACCAACTGCCCCAATACCGCCATGAGGTATGTCTGCAGGAAAATCATTACGGCTTTGCCGCCGAACAGAAAGGCCCACAGCACAATCAACCCGTCCAGGAGCTCCACGGGGGACATGCTGTTGATGCGGGCGACCAGGGCATCCACCCATGCGGGAACCACCACTGCGGCAGGAAGCACCACGGGCTTGCCGGAAAACACGCGGTCCACAGACGGAATGATGGTTCCGAGGCTCGCCACATCAAAGATGGCCGAGGCCAGCATCACGCCGGTGGCCAATACGAAAAGTCCTGCGTGAGGCCGCAGGAATCTGAGGATACGTAAGTAAAGTTTCATACGAGCTAATATGGTAGCCCTTTTCCGGCCCCTTTGCTAGAATCTGGCCCATGGCAAAACGCTCTCACAAAATCCGCGTCGGGGTTATCGGCATTGGCCACCTGGGCTCAATTCACACGCGTATTTACTCGGAACTCCCCGGTGCGGAGCTTGTTGCGGTTTGCGATGCGGATTCCGCGCGCGCTGAAGAGGCTGCAAAGAAATACTCCTGCGCAGCCTTCACCCAATACCACAAAATGCTGGGGTATGTAGACGCGGTCAGTGTTGCCGTGCCCACACAACACCATTACCGCATTGCCAAAGTCTGTTTGGAACACGGGATTCATGTGCTGGTGGAAAAGCCCATCACGCAACGGCTCTCCCAGGCCGATGAGCTGCTTAAACTGGCCCGGAGCAAACGGCGCCTGCTGCAGGTGGGGCATGTGGAGCGCTTCAATTCCGCTGTGCAGGCCTTTCGCAAGGTGGCCAAGCACCCGCGCTTTATCGAATGCCACAGGCTTGCGCCCTTTAATGTGCGCGGCACCGAGGTGGGTGTCGTCTTGGATTTGATGATCCACGATATTGATATTGTGCTGGGCCTGGTGGAGTCCCCGGTCAACGCCATCCGGGCTGCAGGGCTCAGCGTGATTTCGGCTCAGGAGGACATCGCCAATGTGCGTTTGGAATTCCGCAACGGGGCCACCGCAAACCTGACGGCCAGCCGCATCAGCGATACGGCGACCCGCAAGATCCGGATCTTCCAGACAGATGCCTACATTTCCTTAGACTACGCACAGCAGGACGCGCTGGTGTACCGGGTCTCCAAAGGACAAATCGTGCGCAGCCAACTGCCTATTAAGAGGGAAGAACCTCTGGCCAAAGAGCTCGGGGAATTTATTGATTGTATTCGCCGGAGCGCTTGCGGATTAACCTCGGCGCGGCAGGCGCGCGAGGCTTTGAGTATCGCGCTTCAAATTCAAACCAGGATTCGAAGGCAACGACTCTAACTACCATTAGGGGACACATCTCCGGAGGAGATATGTCCCCTGATATCCCGGAGAATATGTCCTATAGCTACTTAATCGTCACAGGCGAAGCCTCCGGTGATTTACACGCCGGGCATCTCCTGCAAGCCCTCAAAAAGCGCGAACCGAACACAAAGGCTTGGGGTGTGGGTGGCGAGAACCTGCAAGCCGCAGGCATGGATCTGGAAGAGCCGGTCAAGACCATGACGGTGATGGGCTTTGCGGGCATTCTGAGTAAGCTGCCGCACTTCAAGGACGTGCAAAACCGCATTGTCGCGCGTTGCAGGACACAACCCCCGGCTGCGGCGATCCTCGTGGACTATTCCGGCTTTAACCTGCGCCTTGCCCCCTATCTCAAGAAACTCGGCATTCCGGTCTTCTACTTTATTAGTCCGCAGGTTTGGGCCTGGCGTACGGGACGCATTCGCACAATCAAAGAACTTGTGGATCTTATGATTGTGTTCTTTCCTTTTGAAGAGAAGCTCTATCAGGAACACGGTGTTCCCGTAAAGTGGGCCGGGCACCCTTTGGTAGGCGCCGCGCCTCCGGTTCAATCCAAGGAGGCTTTTCTTTCAAGCCTGGGATTGGACCCAAGCCGCCGCACTCTGGCTTTGTTGCCCGGGTCCCGGCGTTCCGAGGTGCAGGCTTTGCTGCCCATTATGAAGCAAGCGGCCCGGCGAATCTCCAAGGAGCTGGAACCCTCTCCTCAGTTCTTGCTGGCGCAAGCCTCGGGGCTGGAGCCCTCTCTTTTCAAAGGACTCGAAGGTCTTCCCATCAAAGCAGTGGTGGGTAAGGCTCAGGCCTGTATTGCGGCAGCCGACCTGGTCCTGACTTGCTCCGGCACTGCCACCATGGAAACAGCCGCGCTTGAAAAACCCATGATCGTTGTGTACAAGACCGGTGCACTCAATTGGATGCTGATCCGGCCTTGGGTCAAAGTGGAGTATGCTTCCATGGCCAATATCCTGGCAGGCAAACAGATTGTGCCGGAGCTTCTGCAAAAGAATTTGTCCGGGGAGTCCCTGGCTCAAAAGGCTGTGGAGCTGCTGAAAGATTCCCAGAGAATGGCTCAGATGCAAAATGAACTCGCCAAGATCAAATCCAGCCTGGGCAAACCCGGCGCTTACACCCGCGCCGCAGACGCCATCTTGGCACACCTCAGGGACGGTTCTTGCCAACCCCATACCCACCAGTAAGTTCGGTGAGGTCCGTCCCCCTTGACCTACATGGTGGAACTGTTGCATTCGCATCGGAAAAGACGGACAAAGCCGCATGGGGCAGAGTGTACCACCCCCGAACAACTTATCCACGTGTTACACAACATTCAATAAGTTGATTTATGCTCAGGACTGACCCGTTCGGGGCTTCTTGAGTCGCTCCAAGCGCTCTTTAATGCGGGCCTCGAAGCCCTGGGAGGTGGGTTGGTAGTAGGTCTTGTCCACGGGAAGATAGTCCTGATCCACGTGGTGGCCTTCATAATTGTGGGCGTACTTGTACCCCTGGCCATGCCCTAACTTCTTGGCAGACTTATAGCTGGCATCCTTGAGGTGGGGGGGGACCTCCAGAGTTCTCCCCTCTTTCACGTCCTTGAGAGCAGCGTCTATTCCCAAATAAGCCGCATTAGACTTGGGCGCACACGCAATATAGACCGCGGCCTGCGCCAACGGGATACGCGCCTCGGGCATTCCTACGAACTCTGAGACCTGCATGGCGGCGCTGGCCAAAACCAAGGCCTGCGGGTCGGCATTACCCACATCTTCGGCCGCACAAATGACCATCCGCCTCGCCACAAAACGCGGGTCCTCTCCCGCGTAAAGCATCTTGGCCATCCAGTAAAGAGCTGCGTCGGGGTCGGAGCCGCGCATGGATTTGATAAAGGCCGAGGCCGCATCGTAATGGGCGTCTCCGTCAGCGTCGTAAACCACGGCTTTCTTCTGAATGGATTCCGCAGCCACATCCCGGTCAAACACAATACGCCCGTTCTCATTAGGTTGGGTGGTCAGCGCACCCAATTCCAAGGCGCCCAAGGCACGGCGCGCATCTCCGTCGCAAACCTTCGCCAGATGCCGGAATGCGTCATCGTCCACATCCAACGGTATCGAACCCAGACCGCGTTGGGAATCCGCGACCGCACGGCGGAGCAGCTTCACCACATCCTCTTCATTCAAAGGTTCCAGCTCAAAAACCAGTGAGCGAGACAACAGTGCCGATGCCAAAGTAAAAAACGGGTTGTGTGTCGTGGCCCCAATGAGGATGGGGTTGGCCTCTTCCACATGAGGCATGAGCACATCTTGCTGGGCCTTATTGAAGCGGTGGATTTCATCAATGAAGAGCAAGGTGCGGTGCCCGGAGAGCTTCTGGCGCTGTTGCGCTTCTTGCACGCGCTGGCGCAGCTCCGCCACATTGGAGGTCGTGGCATTGATCCGGTCCACATGGGCCTGCGTGCTAGCTGCAATCAGGTGAGCCAGTGTGGCCTTGCCGGTGCCCGGGGGGCCGTAAAGGATGAGTGAAGCAATGCGGTCTGCGTCGATTGCCCGTCTGAGGAGCTTACCCGGCCCCAGCAAATGCTGCTGGCCCACAAACTCTTCCATGCTTTGCGGACGCATGCGCACCGCTAAAGGCAGCGCCTTCTGCCGGGTCTGGGCTTCGACTTCAAAGAGATCTGCGCTGGAGGAGGATTCGGGGCGCGCCATAGCCCCTAGATTCTACCCTTTAGGGACGGTTCTCGCCATCCTCTTGGAACAACGAAGGTTAAGTAAGGGTCGTCCCCATTCATCGAAACTCAAGTAATCTTCTGATTAGGGGACGACCCTTATGTAACTCATTGAAGGACTGCGGGTAATTGAGGACCGTCCCTGAAATGAGTGGGCATAAAAAATCCCCGCCATTGTCGTATGGCAGGCGCCTTCTGAACCGTTTGGTTCAGAGGGGTGTTCTATCAGGTATTTTCCGTTGCCCTTGCGGGTTTACGTCCACACCCGAATCGAACTCCCGTTATGTGTTTTGTTGGCTCAAAACACGCCGACCAACACGGGCACGGCAGGGATTTTCTATACAGCAATTATAGCATGCACCGGATGGCGGACAAGGACCGTGCAAAAATATAAAACCTGCTTATGAGTGAAGCTCTTGAGCGCCGCGAATCTCTGCCCCAAGCTCCTGCCTTAAAGCCTCATGCACAGACGCGCAAGCAGGTTCGACATCGGCCTCGGTCAGGGTGCGGTCATGGGACAGGAAGCGCATGGAAAAGGTCATGCTTTTCCGGTCTGAAGGGATTGACTTGCCACGGTAGACATCAAAGAGGGTCACAGACTCCAACAACTCTCCCGCCGCTGAGCGGATCACGGCTTCGACTGCAGCTGCGGGCGTCTCTTCCGGGACCACTGCGTCCACATCTCTCACCACGGTTGGAAAACGCGGGACAGGCTGGTACCGATGTTCTTTCTGCACCTGGGCTTTGAGCGGGTCCAAAAGGATTTCCGCGGCCCACACATCCGCAGTCAAGTCCCATGCCTGGAGAATTTTCGGTGACAGCTTGCCTATCCACCCGACTTCCTTGCTATTCAGAAAAAGCTTCGCAGAGCACTCTTCTGCGAGCCAAGACAGCGCTTGCGCTTGGTATTCCAAGGCCGGCAACTGAGCATGCGCCACGGCCTTGTCCACATGCCCCCGGAGATCGTGATAGTCCACAGGCCTCGGAGAATAGCGCCACGTGGTCGGCGCACTGCCGCTGAGAGCCATCCCCACAGCCGGAGCTTCCTTAATGTTAATGCCCCGTTTTCCCGAACGCGAATAGACCTTACCCTCCTCAAAAATTTGCACCAGTTCCGCCCGCCGCGCCGAATTATGTTGAATCACCTTTAACAGACCGGTCAAGAGCCAGGGGCGCATATATTCCTGCTCTGAGCTCAGGGGATTGCGCAAATCCGGCACGAGTTCAACGTCCACGGCTGTTTTTTCCAAAGCCTCCCGGCTCACCAAAGAATGGGTTATTACTTCATTGACACCACCGGCCAATAATGCCGCTCTAATCGCGCCCGGCACAGTGCCTCCCTTGTCCTCATGTGCGCCGAACTCAATACTGGCATAAGGAAGTCTTGTTGGTATGCGGTCATACCCCCATACTCGCGCGACTTCTTCAATCAAATCATGTTCCCCTTTGAGGTCGGGCCGGTGAGAGGGTGTATTGACGACAAAACGCGTGGTCACGGTGCTGGCGGCAGCCACCGCACACCCCAGAGAACTGAGAATCCGCTTGACCTGCCCGCCGGGGATCTCGGTTCCCAGCAGAGAATGCAGTTGGCGCATACGCAAAGTGATCCGGTCACGGGGCCTTCGCTTTGCACCCACATCCACCACATCGCCCTCGACCTGCCCGCCGGCTAGTTCGGTAATCAGGAATGCGGCCCGATCCGAAGCCTCCGTTACATTTTCCACATCCACACCGCGTTCGAAGCGATAGGAGGAATCACTGGATAACCCCAGAGCACGGGAAGCCCGCCGAATCACAACCGGATCAAAGTGCGCACTTTCAATCAAGATATCCGTGGTAGAAGCCGAAATTTCGGAATCCAGGCCACCCATAATCCCGGCAATAGCCACAGGAGACCTCTCGTTGGCGATCACCAAAATGCTCGCGTCGAGTTCCCTCTCCTTTT
Proteins encoded in this window:
- a CDS encoding Gfo/Idh/MocA family oxidoreductase, which translates into the protein MAKRSHKIRVGVIGIGHLGSIHTRIYSELPGAELVAVCDADSARAEEAAKKYSCAAFTQYHKMLGYVDAVSVAVPTQHHYRIAKVCLEHGIHVLVEKPITQRLSQADELLKLARSKRRLLQVGHVERFNSAVQAFRKVAKHPRFIECHRLAPFNVRGTEVGVVLDLMIHDIDIVLGLVESPVNAIRAAGLSVISAQEDIANVRLEFRNGATANLTASRISDTATRKIRIFQTDAYISLDYAQQDALVYRVSKGQIVRSQLPIKREEPLAKELGEFIDCIRRSACGLTSARQAREALSIALQIQTRIRRQRL
- the lpxB gene encoding lipid-A-disaccharide synthase codes for the protein MSPDIPENMSYSYLIVTGEASGDLHAGHLLQALKKREPNTKAWGVGGENLQAAGMDLEEPVKTMTVMGFAGILSKLPHFKDVQNRIVARCRTQPPAAAILVDYSGFNLRLAPYLKKLGIPVFYFISPQVWAWRTGRIRTIKELVDLMIVFFPFEEKLYQEHGVPVKWAGHPLVGAAPPVQSKEAFLSSLGLDPSRRTLALLPGSRRSEVQALLPIMKQAARRISKELEPSPQFLLAQASGLEPSLFKGLEGLPIKAVVGKAQACIAAADLVLTCSGTATMETAALEKPMIVVYKTGALNWMLIRPWVKVEYASMANILAGKQIVPELLQKNLSGESLAQKAVELLKDSQRMAQMQNELAKIKSSLGKPGAYTRAADAILAHLRDGSCQPHTHQ
- a CDS encoding replication-associated recombination protein A, producing the protein MARPESSSSADLFEVEAQTRQKALPLAVRMRPQSMEEFVGQQHLLGPGKLLRRAIDADRIASLILYGPPGTGKATLAHLIAASTQAHVDRINATTSNVAELRQRVQEAQQRQKLSGHRTLLFIDEIHRFNKAQQDVLMPHVEEANPILIGATTHNPFFTLASALLSRSLVFELEPLNEEDVVKLLRRAVADSQRGLGSIPLDVDDDAFRHLAKVCDGDARRALGALELGALTTQPNENGRIVFDRDVAAESIQKKAVVYDADGDAHYDAASAFIKSMRGSDPDAALYWMAKMLYAGEDPRFVARRMVICAAEDVGNADPQALVLASAAMQVSEFVGMPEARIPLAQAAVYIACAPKSNAAYLGIDAALKDVKEGRTLEVPPHLKDASYKSAKKLGHGQGYKYAHNYEGHHVDQDYLPVDKTYYQPTSQGFEARIKERLERLKKPRTGQS
- a CDS encoding phenylalanine--tRNA ligase subunit beta, which encodes MKVSIEWLRDYATLDMSLPRLVERLTMVGLEVVRQEKKGKDTVLDIEVTPNRPDCLGLIGIAREVAAFSGKPLKLPKNILSRPKGGIRGAQSKKKINVRLEDLHGCSRYSARVMSHIEIKASPAWMSRRLEAVGIRSINNVVDISNYVLMEYGQPLHCFDLSKLKGSQIVVRRARAGEKIVTIDEKERELDASILVIANERSPVAIAGIMGGLDSEISASTTDILIESAHFDPVVIRRASRALGLSSDSSYRFERGVDVENVTEASDRAAFLITELAGGQVEGDVVDVGAKRRPRDRITLRMRQLHSLLGTEIPGGQVKRILSSLGCAVAAASTVTTRFVVNTPSHRPDLKGEHDLIEEVARVWGYDRIPTRLPYASIEFGAHEDKGGTVPGAIRAALLAGGVNEVITHSLVSREALEKTAVDVELVPDLRNPLSSEQEYMRPWLLTGLLKVIQHNSARRAELVQIFEEGKVYSRSGKRGINIKEAPAVGMALSGSAPTTWRYSPRPVDYHDLRGHVDKAVAHAQLPALEYQAQALSWLAEECSAKLFLNSKEVGWIGKLSPKILQAWDLTADVWAAEILLDPLKAQVQKEHRYQPVPRFPTVVRDVDAVVPEETPAAAVEAVIRSAAGELLESVTLFDVYRGKSIPSDRKSMTFSMRFLSHDRTLTEADVEPACASVHEALRQELGAEIRGAQELHS